CTGAGCGCGACGATGAGCgcgtttatataaatattaaaaagtttcgGTGAGGTGAGGCCACCCTGCCTAACTCCACTCTGTAGCCTATACGGCGAGGAGAACCGACCCGCCCATCGAACATTGTTTACTTGATTACTATACCAGTACTTAaacatattaataatttcgacAGGCACATCACACTCCCTCAACTTCTTCCACAAGAGGTCGTAATCTACCAAGTCGAACGCCTTTGACAAGTCGAGAAAACATGCAAAAACAGGCGTTCTACGAGTAGTGTAGTAGCTAACGACATGCTTAAGACTCAATATGGCAGACTCAGTCGACAGCCCAGGTTTAAACCCAAACTGGTTGTCGTGTAACGTCAGGTATTTATCCAATTGAGTATCAAGCAAACCGTCAAGCACTTTAGCGATTATCGTGGCCAGAGAGATAGgtctataattatttttatctgatATATCTCCCACCTTACTCTTGACGATAGGCACCACAACGGTCTTCATTAGCTCCACCGGCAAATATGAGTGGCGTAAGCAAAGGGAATAAAACATTGCCAATACTCTAGGAAGGTGCGGCCCAGCATGCCGGAGATGCTCGATACTCAGACCGTCGTGACCGGGTGACTTACCCTTCGACATATGTTTAATTACCCGTGCTACATCTTTCGCTGTAATCACAAGAAAACTGTCATCACAACTCGTCTGAGCATCCAGCATCGACGAAGATGGCCCCAGCGGCGACTTCACCTCAAAATGATCCTTAAATAATTCGGCTATTGCACCGGGGTCAGTTACACCATTAATGCTCACAGGCAAGCCAGGGGCAGAATTCAACTTATTTGTGCTCTTCCAAAAACTCTTAAAGTCACATTTCGAGTGATATGATGCCAGCAAGTCCATTTTTATTTGATCCTGATGATTTTGGCACCATTTCAACTTTGACTTAAAGATTTTACGGCTCAAACACATTGCCTCATATAAATGACCACTAGAAGGTTTTCCGTAAGCATTCCAAGCATTAAAGTCTAATTTTGCCTGCCTGTGTGCATCACCAACGTGCTTATTCCAGCCCACAATGCGCCTATCTTTGCCTCTTTTCATCCCAGCCCCTCGGTAAGTCGACACAGCAGCCTGTCCCAGAGCATCGACAATATCAGTGTACATTCGATTAATAATATTTCTGTGTTCAATATCACTgcaaaaaccagaaaaacaacAATCACGCAATTCTTCCGGGTAGTCCATTAACCTCAAGATATTATGGCAGCATTTTTCGTACATGTCAGTTTGACATCCATCTCTATGGCCCCATATTACCCGGTGGTCATCAATATAGCCTTTAACAAACATATTATTGGAAAATACTTTTGGTCTAATTATACCAAGGTCAATTTCCAAACACAAGGGAAAATGATCGGACCAATATGTGCCATATTTTACATCTACTTTTACAATTGACTTAAGAGCGCCTTCGGTTACTACACAGTGATCCAACCACCTTCGAGATCCGTGGGCATCACTAATGAAAGTGTATGTTTCGGAGGAGACACCCAAAAACTCAGTATCCGCAATAGTCCAATCACAATCGGTACAAAAGTCTGCTAACTCTGTGTAGAATAGACTATTAGGGTGCGCATTCAAGTCACCGAGTATAAACACTGACTCACAATCAGCGCCTTCGACAATAGCACTCACCTCACCGAGACAATCCGTAAAGTCCACAAGATTATCGAGTTTGTCAGTTGGCATATACACACTTATCACCAAAATGTGTCGTTTATCGAGTACAATTTTGACGGCACATAGACGCGGGTTGTCACAATCAATTACTGTTACACAGCAAAAAACGCTTTTTTTCCATAGAATTGCCACTCCTCCATAAGGTCTTCCACGCAACATACCTACTGCGGTGTCGACTGCCGAGGTGCCCGCGGCATTAAAGTCTTCATCAATGCTGTTTAAATAAGTTACTTCTCCTGGCAGCAACCACGTTTCCTGCAGCGCAATCAAGTCAAAAGATCTGCACAGCTCCCTAATATCCTCAAGAGATCGTTTCACATTCTTACAATTGAAAGTTACAAGCCTATATGTTTTATCCATTTGATTGTTTATATTGACCGTTGACAGATGTTTTTCTGTTCGAAACAGcatacttaaaattaataaatcttCTAAAAATTATGTCCTTCGGCCATAGTTTCTCATCCAAAAACAACGACACTTTATGATCACTTACGAAAAACTTGAAAGCATTGTAATCCTTTCGTCTCATGCTATCAATTTTCTCGAGTGAGATAATTTCCTTCGTTTTACTTTGAATATAAGTAACAATATCTGACTCTAGTGTATT
The sequence above is a segment of the Choristoneura fumiferana chromosome 9, NRCan_CFum_1, whole genome shotgun sequence genome. Coding sequences within it:
- the LOC141431114 gene encoding uncharacterized protein, coding for MLFRTEKHLSTVNINNQMDKTYRLVTFNCKNVKRSLEDIRELCRSFDLIALQETWLLPGEVTYLNSIDEDFNAAGTSAVDTAVGMLRGRPYGGVAILWKKSVFCCVTVIDCDNPRLCAVKIVLDKRHILVISVYMPTDKLDNLVDFTDCLGEVSAIVEGADCESVFILGDLNAHPNSLFYTELADFCTDCDWTIADTEFLGVSSETYTFISDAHGSRRWLDHCVVTEGALKSIVKVDVKYGTYWSDHFPLCLEIDLGIIRPKVFSNNMFVKGYIDDHRVIWGHRDGCQTDMYEKCCHNILRLMDYPEELRDCCFSGFCSDIEHRNIINRMYTDIVDALGQAAVSTYRGAGMKRGKDRRIVGWNKHVGDAHRQAKLDFNAWNAYGKPSSGHLYEAMCLSRKIFKSKLKWCQNHQDQIKMDLLASYHSKCDFKSFWKSTNKLNSAPGLPVSINGVTDPGAIAELFKDHFEVKSPLGPSSSMLDAQTSCDDSFLVITAKDVARVIKHMSKGKSPGHDGLSIEHLRHAGPHLPRVLAMFYSLCLRHSYLPVELMKTVVVPIVKSKVGDISDKNNYRPISLATIIAKVLDGLLDTQLDKYLTLHDNQFGFKPGLSTESAILSLKHVVSYYTTRRTPVFACFLDLSKAFDLVDYDLLWKKLRECDVPVEIINMFKYWYSNQVNNVRWAGRFSSPYRLQSGVRQGGLTSPKLFNIYINALIVALSSQHVGCHIDDICVNNLSYADDMVLLSASVGGLKTLLNTCVRFAERHGLIYNAKKSEIMVFRPRARLPTDVPPIMLNGVQLKRVTQFKYLGHLLTEDLKDDADIERERRALAIRANMLARRFARCTREVKITLFRAYCTSLYTCSLWARCTRKSLSALRVQYNDAFRVMLRLARRCSASGMFAEARTACFYTTVRRRCASLASRVRASRNTILSMIADRFDCPYMNHCMLVHVKRNGV